A region of Saccharomyces mikatae IFO 1815 strain IFO1815 genome assembly, chromosome: 12 DNA encodes the following proteins:
- the ATG39 gene encoding Atg39p (similar to Saccharomyces cerevisiae YLR312C; ancestral locus Anc_4.41): protein MSKEDDHWNLVRLRRLRKGREKEEDLSKSEISLDSLHESSFAGEDDEDCDADVLSNTSSEESAQLNRIYDFRTTDGFSNVGANIGQTGDSTVSESFDTLSNSNVGGTVLPSLEGSKLKDSAIRETELQLCDIIDISESKPTKLKMWHVIILSSLLSMTFSYLALEYSLTGDLLGGFKSQRMLRNNERKLLYDNINFVDKISYDSTSDSLSQWAPSGKYYVDFDNHIAYPLKDDDLVGWKRYKTDIVIFWYTTKARMKDGWYKRVNKLKRVNTTLQAFLKNAFRSTQETMMIMYKELDFRWQRLSTPFHNKYMQFSPHLRRVFGLSCREMKHFRSWVRLQTHKFNFNLIKPFRISQFKVRKDANWLLRRLKWSGLKFQHSRIYRAISECKKNRYFKCRH, encoded by the coding sequence ATGTCAAAAGAAGACGATCACTGGAATTTAGTTAGATTACGTAGATTACGTAAGGGgagagaaaaggaagaagactTATCTAAATCGGAAATATCTTTGGATAGTTTGCATGAAAGCTCCTTTGCGGGAGAGGATGATGAGGACTGCGATGCAGATGTCCTATCAAACACTAGCAGTGAAGAATCAGCACAGTTAAATCGTATTTATGATTTTAGAACAACAGATGGATTCAGCAATGTTGGAGCCAATATTGGTCAAACTGGAGATTCTACCGTTTCAGAGTCGTTCGATACCTTATCGAACTCAAATGTTGGCGGAACAGTACTGCCAAGTTTAGAGGGGTCTAAACTAAAGGATAGTGCGATAAGGGAAACAGAGTTACAATTGTGTGACATCATAGATATAAGCGAAAGCAAGCCCACTAAATTGAAGATGTGGCATGTTATTATATTGTCTTCACTGCTTTCTATGACTTTTTCATACTTAGCTCTCGAATACTCTCTAACTGGTGATTTGTTAGGTGGTTTTAAATCGCAACGGATGTTACGTAATAATGAAAGGAAACTATTGTACGACAACATCAATTTCGTTGATAAAATATCATACGACTCAACAAGTGACTCGTTAAGTCAGTGGGCTCCTTCGGGAAAGTATTATGTCGATTTCGACAATCATATCGCATATCCGTTGAAAGATGATGACCTGGTGGGTTGGAAGAGATACAAAACAGATATAGTTATTTTTTGGTATACAACTAAAGCTCGAATGAAAGATGGCTGGTACAAGAGGGTGAAcaagttgaaaagagtaAACACGACGCTGCAAgcttttctcaaaaatgCATTCAGGTCCACACAAGAAACcatgatgataatgtatAAAGAATTGGACTTTCGCTGGCAAAGGCTCTCCACACCGTTCCATAATAAGTATATGCAATTCTCGCCACACCTTAGAAGGGTTTTTGGCCTTTCTTGTCGAGAAATGAAGCATTTTCGGTCATGGGTCAGGTTACAGACGCATAAATTTAATTTCAACTTAATAAAACCATTTCGCATCTCCCAATTTAAAGTTCGCAAAGATGCAAACTGGCTCCTGAGACGACTAAAATGGTCTGGATTGAAATTTCAACACTCAAGAATATACAGAGCGATATCTGAATGCAAGAAAAACAGGTACTTTAAATGCAGACATTAG
- the MRPL15 gene encoding mitochondrial 54S ribosomal protein mL57 (similar to Saccharomyces cerevisiae MRPL15 (YLR312W-A); ancestral locus Anc_4.40), whose protein sequence is MMLVSYSMRRPITALNCNLQSVRTVIYLHKGPRINGVRRDPESYLRNPSGILFTEVQANEYQDKVRSILQLPKYGIKLSNELILQCLTHKSFAHGSKPYNEKLNLLGAQFLKLETSIHSVKNDSPLEARENGPLSLKFSNLGTNFAKELASKNTACTFIKSHKLGPFIFWKMRDPLKDSHINGETTIFASVLNAFIGAILTTNGPEKASLFIKESLLDKGDLHSLVNIASENTASAKTSIPNKENKASL, encoded by the coding sequence ATGATGTTGGTATCGTATTCCATGAGGAGACCCATTACTGCTTTGAACTGCAACTTGCAGAGTGTTAGGACGGTCATATATCTTCATAAGGGTCCAAGAATAAATGGTGTGAGACGAGATCCAGAGTCATATCTGAGAAATCCTAGCGGAATACTCTTCACTGAAGTGCAAGCAAATGAGTACCAAGATAAAGTCAGGTCTATACTACAATTGCCTAAGTACGGAATAAAACTATCAAACGAACTGATTTTGCAGTGCTTAACACATAAATCGTTCGCACACGGCTCAAAGCCgtataatgaaaaactgAACCTGCTAGGAGCACAGTTTTTAAAATTGGAAACATCCATCCATTCAGTAAAAAATGATTCACCGCTGGAAGCCCGCGAGAACGGACCACTTTCCTTGAAGTTTAGCAATTTAGGAACAAATTTCGCTAAGGAATTAGCGTCCAAGAACACAGCATGCACATTCATTAAATCACATAAACTTGGTCCCTTCATATTCTGGAAAATGAGAGACCCATTAAAAGACAGCCATATAAACGGAGAAACCACGATTTTTGCCAGTGTTTTAAACGCATTCATCGGTGCAATTCTGACGACAAATGGGCCTGAAAAGGCCTCCttatttatcaaagaaagcTTGCTGGATAAGGGAGATCTTCATTCGTTAGTCAACATTGCCAGTGAAAATACGGCTTCTGCAAAAACATCAATACCAAACAAGGAGAACAAAGCATCTCTGTAG
- the SPH1 gene encoding Sph1p (similar to Saccharomyces cerevisiae SPA2 (YLL021W) and SPH1 (YLR313C); ancestral locus Anc_4.39), with protein MTGSELTNDQIIDLISDYKNFKRIIENSLPEDDRRRNLSGRSNNNNLSKLSNVQFWQLATDVNNELMKRLTNSKIGASRNDLDLKRGKAQSKLSRLDDTKFHVLIFDIFTETEKRNLHNLDMMTHVNTLNKGEFNFYYNNALFDSINISDTFISVDGIIPIETLQELRSQCIIYFENTLYRAPPGDSPARLPILLETVFKISTLINDLLSLLSSLSSYDSLENEIVYLKSALSHAITSTRYFLTYGDLLPRIVPQSSISEVLFAFCNIIQIVKIKSASSLHGTLGRDKELHDTKTAMKPLKIIEKMRNKQNDRDKIPLRNNANGPVSSSISDKTILKGMSVIETSTTISSNEKFNTPVKKGKLVQNDVHGNSLLVSKTTDAGVAPQLEGTKVSSRVITELSSRDNPTSNIASTLNNSVPQDKSLPLINKFRQDRESSPSKKTSHFINGTFAGTTKLHADIPTTVDIPESPNVARMKKFKEKVRQFGPNSGLGLRISTSEEDVKNSEVKPHKRK; from the coding sequence ATGACTGGTTCAGAATTAACAAATGACCAAATCATAGATCTTATATCGGATTATAAAAACTTTAAAAGAATTATAGAGAATTCTCTGCCCGAAGATGATAGAAGAAGGAACCTAAGCGGACGTagtaataacaacaacTTATCGAAATTGTCGAATGTACAATTTTGGCAATTAGCGACTGATGTTAACAAtgaattgatgaaaagattaaCCAACTCGAAGATCGGTGCATCACGAAACGATCTTGATCTGAAAAGAGGTAAAGCACAATCTAAACTATCTCGATTGGATGATACAAAGTTTCATGTACTAATCTTTGATATCTTTACGGAAactgaaaagagaaatttacATAATTTGGACATGATGACCCATGTCAACACATTGAATAAGGGCGAATTCAACTTTTATTATAACAATGCATTGTTTGATTCTATCAATATCAGCGATACGTTTATAAGCGTAGATGGCATCATACCTATTGAAACCTTACAAGAATTACGATCTCAATGCATAATTTATTTCGAGAATACACTTTACCGAGCTCCTCCTGGGGATTCCCCCGCACGTCTACCAATTCTTCTAGAGACTGTATTCAAGATATCGACATTGATAAATGATCTTCTATCCCTTCTATCATCACTTTCATCATATGATTCTTTAGAAAACGAAATAGTATACTTGAAAAGCGCTTTATCTCACGCAATCACTTCGACAAGGTATTTCCTTACATATGGAGACTTGTTGCCACGAATTGTACCTCAATCCTCTATATCGGAAGTACTTTTTGCCTTTTGTAATATCATTCAAATTGTGAAGATTAAATCTGCTTCATCATTACATGGTACATTGGGTCGGGATAAAGAACTCCACGATACCAAAACAGCAATGAAACCATTGAagattattgaaaaaatgagaaataAGCAAAATGATAGAGATAAAATACCTTTGAGAAACAATGCCAATGGTCCTGTTAGTTCTTCAATCTCTGATAAAACCATTTTAAAGGGTATGTCCGTGATTGAAACATCCACCACAATTTCCAGTAATGAGAAATTCAATACACCTGTTAAAAAAGGTAAATTGGTACAAAACGATGTACATGGAAATTCACTGTTGGTAAGTAAAACAACCGATGCAGGGGTTGCCCCACAGTTGGAAGGTACTAAGGTTTCTTCAAGAGTTATCACTGAGCTGTCCTCACGAGATAATCCAACTTCAAATATTGCATCAACCTTAAACAACTCAGTGCCACAAGACAAATCATTACCATTGATAAACAAATTTCGACAGGATCGCGAGTCATCACCGTCAAAGAAAACCTCGCACTTCATCAATGGGACATTCGCTGGAACGACGAAGCTTCATGCAGACATTCCAACAACTGTAGATATACCTGAATCACCAAATGTAGCTaggatgaaaaaatttaaagaaaaggttCGGCAATTTGGCCCCAACTCTGGCCTTGGGTTAAGAATATCTACTTCGGAAGAAGACGTGAAGAACTCTGAAGTGAAGCCGCACAAACGTAAATGA
- the CDC3 gene encoding septin CDC3 (similar to Saccharomyces cerevisiae CDC3 (YLR314C); ancestral locus Anc_4.38) codes for MSLKEEQVSIKQDPEQEEYQREQFHDVQIKQEPQDHDEVDSQYTNGTQDDDNGKYEATETGVKTEPDIGMGITSSQSEAGQVLPDQPEVKFIRRQINGYVGFANLPKQWHRKSIKNGFTFNLLCVGSNGIGKTTLMKTLFNNDDIEANLVDDHEEELAHDDEEEEGHENRPQDQKYKVKINSYETVIEENGVKLNLNVVDTEGFGDFLNNDEESWNPIIKEIDSRFDQYLDAENKINRQSINDKRIHACLYFIEPTGHYLKPLDLRFMQLVHEKCNLIPVIAKSDILTDEEILNFKKAIMNQLIQSNIELFKPPIYSNDDIENSRLSERLFTSLPYAVIGSNDLVENYGGNQVRGRSYPWGVIEVDNDNHSDFNLLKNLLIKQFMEELKERTNKKLYENYRSCKLAKLGIKQDNSVFKEFDPISKQQEEKTLHEAKLAKLEIEMKTVFQQKVSEKEKKLQKSETELFARHKEMKEKLTKQLKALEDKKKQLELSINSASPNVNQSPVPTKKKGFLR; via the coding sequence ATGAGCTTAAAGGAGGAACAGGTGTCCATTAAGCAGGACCCCgaacaagaagaatatcAGCGTGAACAATTCCATGATGTTCAGATCAAGCAAGAGCCACAGGACCATGATGAAGTGGACTCGCAATACACAAACGGTACGcaagatgatgataatggtAAATATGAGGCAACTGAAACCGGCGTGAAGACCGAACCAGACATCGGTATGGGCATCACCTCGTCTCAGAGCGAAGCGGGACAAGTTCTGCCCGACCAACCAGAGGTCAAGTTCATTCGTCGTCAAATCAATGGATATGTAGGGTTTGCTAATTTGCCCAAGCAATGGCATAGAAAGTCTATAAAGAACGGGTTCACTTTCAACCTTTTATGTGTAGGTTCTAACGGAATTGGTAAAACAACTTTaatgaaaactttatttaataatgatgatattgaGGCTAATTTGGTTGATGATCACGAGGAAGAACTTGCGCATGacgacgaagaagaagagggGCATGAGAACCGACCACAAGACCAAAAATATAAAGTTAAAATTAACTCATATGAAACggttattgaagaaaacgGTGTTAAATTAAACTTGAACGTTGTTGATACTGAAGGGTTTGGcgattttttgaataacgATGAAGAGTCTTGGAATCCTATTATTAAGGAAATCGACTCTCGTTTCGACCAGTATTTGGATGCAGAGAACAAAATCAACAGGCAGTCGATAAACGATAAAAGAATTCATGCATGTCTCTATTTCATTGAACCTACTGGTCACTACTTGAAGCCTTTAGACTTGAGGTTCATGCAACTAGTTCACGAAAAGTGTAATTTAATTCCTGTCATTGCCAAATCCGATATATTaactgatgaagaaatcttgaatttcaagaaagcTATAATGAATCAGTTAATTCAATCTAATATCGAACTTTTTAAGCCGCCAATCTATTCtaatgatgatattgaaaatagtCGCTTATCCGAAAGATTGTTTACTAGCTTACCTTATGCTGTCATTGGCTCCAACGATCTTGTGGAGAACTATGGTGGGAACCAAGTTAGAGGCCGTTCTTATCCGTGGGGCGTAATCGAAGTGGATAATGACAATCATTCCGAtttcaatcttttgaagaatttattgATCAAGCAATTCATGGAGGAATTGAAGGAAAGGACGAACAAGAAACTGTACGAAAACTATAGATCTTGTAAGTTGGCTAAGCTTGGTATTAAGCAAGATAACTCAGTTTTCAAAGAGTTTGATCCAATATCCAAACAGCAAGAAGAGAAAACTTTGCATGAGGCCAAATTAGCTAAACTAGAAATTGAGATGAAAACGGTTTTCCAACAAAAGGTTTcagaaaaggagaaaaaactACAGAAGTCGGAAACTGAATTGTTTGCTAGACATAAAGAAATGAAGGAAAAGTTAACTAAGCAATTAAAAGCTTTGgaagataagaaaaagcaatTGGAACTTTCCATAAATAGTGCTTCTCCTAACGTCAACCAATCTCCCGTTCctacaaagaagaaagggTTTTTACGTTAG
- the NKP2 gene encoding Nkp2p (similar to Saccharomyces cerevisiae NKP2 (YLR315W); ancestral locus Anc_4.132): MESEQLLHHYVSDLLLTTLVTFHEFKELLRSHTVDEQLLQHWYHLLQVRDAQVTADLQDRIKQFFIRLRSELLRYLESDQLSHSLSLETLIDALYKINDLLLQHLQLLDHTIHDKTLELVRFENMVRSSTGRDNAIPDLLQIIQSYINLLEEN; this comes from the coding sequence ATGGAATCTGAACAGCTACTGCATCACTATGTTTCGGACTTGCTACTAACCACTCTGGTAACATTTCACGAGTTCAAGGAGCTGCTGAGGTCTCACACGGTCGACGAGCAGCTTCTGCAGCATTGGTACCACTTGCTTCAAGTTAGGGATGCGCAAGTAACCGCTGACTTGCAAGACCGAATCAAGCAGTTTTTCATAAGGCTGCGTTCTGAACTGCTACGGTACTTGGAGAGCGACCAGCTGTCCCACTCCCTCAGCCTCGAGACACTGATCGACGCGCTGTATAAGATCAATGACTTGTTGCTACAGCATTTGCAGCTTCTGGACCATACCATCCACGATAAAACCCTAGAGCTGGTACGGTTTGAAAATATGGTCCGCTCGTCGACCGGTAGAGACAATGCCATTCCTGACTTATTACAAATTATACAATCTTATATCAATCTATTAGAGGAAAATTAG
- the TAD3 gene encoding Tad3p (similar to Saccharomyces cerevisiae TAD3 (YLR316C); ancestral locus Anc_4.133) — protein sequence MVKKINNPLKIDYRNGIIEDRLLQVRNFKNVNTPRLINVWGIEIEPRESKKVIELIRSDFQKNDPISLRHLKRIRKNVQTSTLEVVLCSREYISDKDDMDKKLKSFWGGAKEYRLRDDIKVPEFAPSTKELNNAWSIEYWPLIWNGNPNDQILNDYKINIEEVRNELSRVSALSMKMTAAGKLFPIASVFVDSSRRRKRVVVEDGRNCENSLPIDHSVMVGIRTVGERLRDDEDEDSSAYLCLDYDVYLTHEPCSMCSMALIHSRVRRVVFLAEMQRTGSLKITSGDGYCMNDSKQLNSTYQAFQWIGKEYPVGPVDQDVCC from the exons ATGGTTAAGAAGATTAATAATCCTCTGAAAATTGATTATCGCAATGGAATAATAGAAGATCGACTATTACAAGtcagaaatttcaaaaatgtaaATACACCCAGACTAA TCAATGTGTGGGGCATAGAAATAGAGCCAAGagaatcaaagaaagtgaTCGA GCTAATTCGAAGCGACTTTCAGAAAAACGACCCTATCTCATTGAGGCATTTAAAAAGGATCCGCAAAAACGTTCAAACTTCGACGCTGGAAGTGGTGTTGTGTTCCAGAGAATACATTTCTGACAAGGATGACATGgacaagaaattgaagagcTTCTGGGGTGGAGCAAAAGAGTATCGGCTGAGGGACGATATCAAAGTACCGGAATTTGCACCCAGTACAAAAGAACTAAATAATGCGTGGTCTATTGAATACTGGCCGTTGATCTGGAATGGAAACCCCAACGACCAAATTTTGAACGACtataaaataaatataGAAGAAGTACGAAATGAACTATCGCGAGTATCGGCGCTATCAATGAAGATGACTGCGGCAGGAAAGCTGTTTCCAATCGCGAGCGTTTTTGTTGACTCatcaagaagaaggaagagAGTAGTGGTGGAAGATGGCAGAAATTGCGAAAACTCACTGCCCATCGACCACAGTGTAATGGTGGGTATTCGTACAGTAGGAGAGAGACTTAGGGATGACGAAGACGAAGACTCAAGCGCGTACTTATGCCTTGACTATGACGTTTACTTAACTCACGAACCGTGCTCAATGTGCTCTATGGCCCTGATCCATTCTCGCGTGAGACGTGTAGTCTTCCTGGCAGAGATGCAGCGCACAGGTAGCTTAAAAATAACTAGCGGCGACGGATACTGCATGAACGATAGCAAACAGCTGAACTCAACGTACCAAGCCTTTCAATGGATCGGCAAGGAATACCCTGTGGGCCCGGTTGATCAGGATGTATGCTGCTAG
- the EST2 gene encoding telomerase reverse transcriptase (similar to Saccharomyces cerevisiae EST2 (YLR318W); ancestral locus Anc_4.134): MKSLYDFIQDKLEIELETNITYEENIESGQFNGLDEILTTCFILQNSRKIALPSVSGDLNHKAIIDHCIVYLLTGEFFNNVLTFGYKIAKNEDVDNSLFCHSTNVSVTLLKGTAWKMLHNLIGTNAFVDMLINHTVIQFNGHFFTQIIGNRCNEPHLPPKWAQRSSPSSGSIAQIEPVMEPVTNKPFLHKLKLNCPFIFPYKTILSLSSSIEKLIELRENIFPSYLVKIPQKLEVQINLTLQKLLIRHKRLSYVSILNGICPRLKETTSELPHLSRQSPKEEVLKFVIVILQKLLPQEMFGSKKNKCKIIKNLNSLLSLPLNGYLPFDSLLKKLKFKDFRWLMVSTISFTRQNFENLNQMVICFVSWLFRQLLPKVIQTFFYCTEISSTVKIVYFRHDVWNGLVSPFLTGYFKRYLVENNVCRNHNSYTLSNFNHSRMRVIPKKSNNEFRIIAIPCGGADDEEYMIYKENHKNAVAPTQKILEYLRNKRLTSFTKIYSPTQIADRIKKFKLSLLKKFNNVLPELYFMKFDVESCYDSIPRIECMRIIKRALKSENGFFVRSQYISNTNTGALKLVNVVNASRTPKPYELYIDNVRTVHLSNQDVINVIEMEIFKTALWVQDKCYLREEGLFQGSCLSAPIVDLVYDDLLEFYDEFKSSSNQDTLILKLADDFLIISTDQQQIINVKKLAMGGFEKYNAKVNRDKILSVCSPSDSGTVIQFCAMYISIKNLEVWKHSSTMNIFNIHSSSSKKIFRSLIALFNTRLSYKTIDPDLNSITTVLMQIHHIVKNISESYKFAFRDLSINDTQNNHFSSFLLRIIEMTLDVYSITRLDPLIGYEVRFTILNGFLKSFSSNTSKFKNNILFLEKEIQHLQMYVVS, encoded by the coding sequence ATGAAAAGCTTATACGATTTCATCCAAGACAAACTCGAAATTGAGTTAGAAACCAACATTACTtacgaagaaaatatagaGTCTGGTCAATTCAATGGTCTCGATGAAATTCTAACTACATGCTTTATACTGCAAAATTCGAGGAAAATAGCACTACCGTCCGTTTCTGGCGATTTGAATCACAAGGCCATTATAGATCACTGCATCGTCTATCTTTTGACGggagaatttttcaacaatgttCTAACATTTGGTTATAAAATAgctaaaaatgaagatgtcGACAATAGCCTTTTTTGCCATTCAACAAATGTCAGCGTTACATTATTGAAGGGAACGGCCTGGAAAATGCTCCATAATTTGATTGGTACGAATGCGTTCGTTGATATGCTGATAAATCATACAGTAATTCAATTCAACGGGCATTTTTTTACTCAAATCATAGGTAATAGGTGTAACGAGCCTCATCTACCGCCCAAATGGGCTCAAAGATCGTCCCCATCATCAGGAAGTATCGCACAAATCGAACCAGTGATGGAACCAGTGACAAATAAACCATTTTTGCATAAGCTGAAATTAAACTgtccttttattttccctTACAAAACGATTCTTTCGTTATCTTCATCTATCGAAAAGCTAATTGAATTAAGAGAAAATATCTTCCCCTCATATCTGGTTAAGATACCTCAGAAACTAGAGGTACAGATTAATTTGACCCTGCAAAAATTGTTAATCAGGCACAAACGCTTGAGTTACGTGTCCATTTTGAATGGCATTTGTCCACGATTGAAAGAAACCACATCAGAGTTGCCGCATTTGAGCAGGCAATCACCAAAGGAAGAAGTCTTGAAATTTGTAATTGTTATTTTACAGAAATTATTACCTCAAGAAATGTTTGGgtcaaagaagaataaatgCAAAATTATTAAGAATCTAAACTCTCTTCTAAGTTTGCCCTTGAATGGCTATTTACCATTCGATAgtttattaaaaaaattaaagtttAAAGACTTTCGATGGTTGATGGTCTCTACTATTTCATTCACCAGGCAGAACTTTGAAAACTTAAACCAAATGGTGATCTGTTTTGTTTCCTGGCTGTTTAGGCAATTACTTCCGAAAGTTAtacaaacttttttttattgcaCCGAAATATCTTCTACAGTGAAGATTGTTTATTTTAGGCATGATGTTTGGAATGGACTTGTAAGCCCATTTCTTACAGGATATTTCAAGAGATACCTGGTAGAAAACAACGTTTGTAGAAACCATAATAGTTATACCCTGTCCAATTTCAACCATAGCAGAATGAGAGTCAtaccaaagaaaagtaacaaTGAGTTTCGGATTATCGCCATTCCTTGTGGAGGGGCAGATGACGAAGAATATATGATTTATAAGGAAAATCACAAGAATGCTGTAGCACCCACTCAAAAAATACTCGAGTATTTAAGGAACAAAAGACTAACTAGTTTCACTAAGATCTACTCTCCGACGCAAATAGCTGACcgtatcaaaaaatttaagCTAAgccttttgaagaaattcaataatGTTTTACCAGAATTATATTTTATGAAGTTTGATGTCGAGTCTTGTTATGACTCCATACCAAGAATTGAATGTATgagaataataaaaaggGCACTGAAAAGTGAGAATGGGTTTTTTGTAAGATCACAATATATTTCTAACACTAATACAGGTGCATTGAAGTTAGTCAATGTAGTCAACGCTAGTAGAACACCAAAACCTTATGAACTGTACATAGACAACGTAAGAACAGTTCATTTATCAAATCAGGATGTAATAAACGTAATAGAAATGGAAATATTTAAGACGGCTTTATGGGTTCAAGATAAATGTTACTTGAGAGAAGAAGGGCTCTTTCAAGGCTCCTGTTTATCTGCACCGATTGTAGATCTAGTGTATGACGACCTTTTAGAGTTTTATGACGAGTTTAAATCGAGTTCCAACCAGGACACATTAATTTTAAAATTGGCAGATGATTTCCTCATAATTTCAACAGACCAGCAACAAATAATAAACGTCAAAAAGCTTGCCATGGGTGGATTTGAGAAATATAATGCTAAAGTTAATAGAGATAAGATTTTATCTGTATGCTCCCCATCGGATAGCGGTACAGTTATTCAATTTTGTGCAATGTATATATccataaaaaatttggaagtCTGGAAACATTCAAGCACaatgaatattttcaatattcatTCGAGTTCtagcaaaaaaatatttcgGAGTTTAATAGCACTATTTAACACAAGACTTTCCTATAAAACAATTGACCCTGATTTGAACTCAATAACTACAGTTCTCATGCAGATTCATCATATTGTGAAGAACATTTCTGAGAGTTATAAATTTGCCTTTAGGGACCTGTCAATAAATGATACACAAAATAatcatttttcttcgtttttATTACGCATAATTGAAATGACGCTAGATGTTTATTCAATTACGAGACTTGATCCTTTGATTGGATATGAAGTACGATTCACTATATTGAATGGATTcttgaaaagtttttcttcaaacacatctaaatttaaaaataacattttatttttagaaaaggaGATTCAACATCTGCAGATGTATGTAGTTAGTTAA